A genomic segment from Pseudanabaena sp. FACHB-2040 encodes:
- a CDS encoding ATP-binding protein produces MDLERPLGSVVQGSLSQGLEVRLHPDVLVEDMRVGKFLVVRGVRSHFFCMLTDVTLGTASSRILANPPEPSNTFLQDVLAGTGTYGTIALTPMLMFTPKAEDSVPSSVAAQKAQRKAAKASGLASFEANSNAVELLPVKTIPGHFSQVYDASERDFRAVFGWEDDPHRRNFAIGQPIDMDVPVCIDLDRFVERSNGIFGKSGTGKSFLTRLLLAGTIKRQAAVNLIFDMHSEYGWEAVSEGKRFSTVKGLRQLFPGQVQIFTLDPESTKRRGVRDAQELYISYDQIDVEDLLLVRGELNLSEASLENAIILRNEFGKSWINRLLTLSNEEIQEFCETKMGSKSSIMALQRKLTRLGDLKYIRNTCPHNYVSQILDAIDAGKHVVIEFGSQSNMLSYMLATNVIARRIHASYVKKADKFLQSKNPADRPQQLMITIEEAHRFLDPATARQTIFGTIAREMRKYFVTLLVVDQRPSGIDNEVMSQIGTRITALLNDEKDIDAIFTGVSGGQGLRSVLAKLDSKQQALLLGHAVPMPVVVRTRPYDAAFYSEVGETAWEEMPDLAVFKAAEAAKADLGF; encoded by the coding sequence ATGGACTTAGAGCGTCCGTTGGGATCGGTCGTCCAGGGCTCGCTGAGCCAGGGTCTAGAGGTGCGGCTGCACCCAGACGTGCTGGTGGAAGATATGCGCGTAGGGAAGTTTTTGGTGGTGCGGGGGGTGCGATCGCACTTTTTTTGCATGCTCACCGATGTGACCCTGGGCACTGCCAGCAGCCGCATTTTGGCCAATCCCCCAGAGCCGTCTAACACTTTTTTGCAAGACGTATTGGCAGGAACCGGCACTTACGGCACCATTGCATTGACCCCAATGCTCATGTTCACGCCCAAGGCAGAAGACTCTGTGCCAAGCTCAGTGGCAGCGCAAAAGGCTCAGCGCAAGGCTGCCAAGGCCAGCGGCCTAGCGTCCTTTGAGGCCAATAGCAATGCTGTTGAACTCCTGCCGGTGAAGACCATTCCGGGCCACTTCAGCCAAGTCTACGACGCCTCAGAACGTGATTTCCGAGCTGTGTTTGGCTGGGAAGACGATCCCCATCGGCGCAACTTTGCCATTGGCCAACCCATCGATATGGACGTGCCTGTCTGTATTGACTTAGATCGCTTTGTCGAGCGCAGTAACGGCATTTTTGGCAAATCTGGCACCGGCAAATCCTTCCTGACCCGTCTGCTGCTGGCAGGCACGATCAAGCGCCAGGCTGCCGTCAACCTGATTTTCGACATGCACTCCGAGTATGGCTGGGAGGCGGTCAGTGAGGGCAAACGCTTTAGCACCGTCAAAGGGCTGCGGCAGCTTTTTCCGGGACAGGTGCAGATCTTCACCCTCGACCCCGAGTCCACTAAGCGCCGAGGTGTGCGCGATGCTCAGGAACTCTACATCAGCTACGACCAAATCGATGTCGAGGATCTCCTCTTAGTGCGGGGCGAGCTAAATCTCTCAGAGGCCAGCCTAGAAAACGCCATTATCCTGCGTAACGAGTTTGGCAAGTCCTGGATCAACCGCCTGCTGACCCTAAGCAACGAGGAGATTCAGGAGTTCTGCGAAACCAAGATGGGCAGCAAGTCCTCAATTATGGCTCTGCAGCGCAAGCTAACCCGGTTGGGCGACCTGAAATATATTCGCAACACCTGTCCTCACAACTACGTTAGCCAGATCCTCGACGCCATTGATGCGGGCAAGCACGTCGTGATTGAGTTTGGCTCCCAGTCCAATATGCTCTCTTACATGCTGGCAACTAACGTCATTGCCCGCCGCATTCATGCCAGCTACGTGAAAAAAGCCGACAAGTTTCTGCAGAGCAAAAACCCGGCAGATCGGCCCCAGCAGCTCATGATCACTATCGAAGAGGCCCACCGTTTCCTTGATCCGGCTACGGCTAGGCAAACCATCTTTGGCACCATTGCCCGCGAGATGCGCAAGTACTTTGTGACGCTGTTAGTGGTTGATCAGCGGCCCTCCGGCATCGACAACGAGGTGATGTCTCAGATCGGCACCCGCATCACGGCGCTGCTGAACGATGAGAAGGATATTGATGCCATCTTTACCGGCGTGTCAGGGGGGCAGGGTTTGCGATCGGTGCTGGCCAAGCTCGACTCTAAGCAGCAGGCTCTACTGCTGGGCCACGCCGTGCCGATGCCGGTAGTGGTGCGCACCCGCCCCTACGATGCCGCGTTCTACAGCGAGGTGGGCGAAACTGCCTGGGAAGAGATGCCTGATTTAGCGGTTTTTAAGGCCGCAGAAGCTGCTAAAGCCGATTTGGGCTTTTAA
- a CDS encoding glutathione S-transferase family protein, translated as MTGVELYHFPESLCSQKVRLVLAEKNIAWKSHIVNWLTFENLQPNYIRLNPKGVVPTLVHNGKVICDSAVIIRHLDQHFPGPKLTPADPALQETMNAWIDRQNRFPMRAIMYGNLKGIDRLVAHRTVAIKEKLLPRLIQQHPDLKELYAAKLADVQIWNQTLQDAEKIAQINTQIEPLLDPLTHQLSQSDWLCGADYSLADAVWTTVLSRLEELGFGPLWEGGKRDAIAPYLSRLKARPSYSAAIQNDTMPVSMVLSGLRRIFLGI; from the coding sequence ATGACTGGCGTAGAGCTCTATCATTTCCCCGAGTCTTTGTGCTCTCAGAAAGTGAGACTTGTTTTGGCCGAGAAAAACATTGCCTGGAAAAGTCATATCGTTAACTGGCTCACTTTTGAAAATTTGCAGCCTAACTATATTCGCCTGAACCCCAAAGGGGTTGTGCCAACGCTGGTTCACAATGGCAAGGTGATCTGTGACTCAGCGGTGATTATTCGCCATCTAGATCAGCACTTTCCTGGCCCTAAGCTGACGCCTGCTGACCCTGCCCTGCAAGAAACAATGAATGCCTGGATTGACCGACAAAATCGTTTTCCGATGCGGGCAATTATGTACGGCAACCTAAAAGGAATAGATAGGCTGGTTGCTCACAGGACGGTGGCGATCAAAGAAAAGCTGTTGCCTCGGTTGATCCAGCAACATCCTGACCTCAAGGAGCTGTATGCAGCCAAGCTAGCCGATGTGCAGATTTGGAACCAAACCCTTCAAGATGCTGAAAAGATAGCTCAGATCAACACTCAAATTGAGCCCCTGCTCGACCCGCTGACCCATCAGCTCAGCCAATCAGACTGGCTCTGTGGTGCTGACTACTCGCTGGCAGATGCTGTGTGGACGACTGTGCTCAGCCGATTGGAAGAACTGGGCTTTGGTCCCCTTTGGGAGGGCGGGAAACGGGATGCGATCGCACCTTACCTCAGCCGTCTGAAAGCCCGCCCCAGCTACAGCGCCGCCATTCAAAATGACACGATGCCCGTGAGCATGGTCTTGTCAGGGCTACGGCGCATTTTTCTAGGGATTTGA
- a CDS encoding MBL fold metallo-hydrolase translates to MLLRRCFALLLVLAAFLGSCAAVAATDDVKITALGSHEGEFCARDRAMVLEDPNGLRILYDAGRTVAGSGDPRLGDIDVVLISHVHGDHLGDSRIAAVNQGTCAQPQTNVGTTPDSNSVEIAVGKEARIVVGSEMASFLSRKVEKLGGDPDSVQLVRFGASRTIDGVSFTTVPAVHSNGLSGDFIEGDLGESLSTAGLTAYVGPPTGYVITFSNGLVVYLSGDTGVTAEQETVVANQYGAKLVVINIGDTFTTGPKEAAYVINELIKPTAVIPSHANEAATRGGALLPDTRTAVFVAATETPVYLPLSGRTISFDADGLCTSGCSNP, encoded by the coding sequence ATGTTGTTGCGCCGCTGCTTTGCTCTCCTGCTTGTGTTGGCTGCCTTTCTTGGGTCTTGTGCAGCGGTAGCCGCAACGGATGATGTCAAGATTACGGCCCTCGGCAGTCATGAGGGTGAGTTTTGTGCGCGCGACCGGGCTATGGTGCTGGAAGATCCCAACGGGCTTCGCATTCTCTACGATGCAGGCAGAACGGTGGCGGGATCTGGCGACCCCCGCTTAGGCGATATCGATGTCGTGCTGATCAGTCATGTTCATGGCGATCATCTAGGCGATAGCCGCATTGCCGCCGTTAACCAGGGCACGTGCGCTCAACCCCAAACCAACGTTGGCACGACCCCCGATTCCAACAGCGTTGAGATTGCAGTCGGCAAAGAGGCCCGCATCGTGGTCGGCAGCGAGATGGCGAGCTTTCTATCCCGCAAGGTTGAGAAGTTAGGCGGCGACCCAGATTCGGTGCAGTTAGTTCGCTTTGGGGCATCGCGCACCATTGATGGCGTCAGTTTTACGACAGTGCCTGCTGTTCATTCAAACGGTTTGAGCGGTGATTTTATTGAAGGCGATTTGGGCGAGAGCCTTAGCACCGCTGGCCTGACTGCTTATGTTGGCCCACCGACTGGCTACGTCATCACCTTCTCTAACGGTTTGGTGGTTTATCTCTCAGGAGATACGGGCGTTACCGCTGAACAGGAAACCGTTGTTGCCAATCAATACGGTGCCAAGCTGGTGGTGATAAATATTGGCGATACCTTCACCACTGGGCCAAAGGAAGCGGCCTATGTGATTAATGAGCTGATCAAACCGACTGCCGTAATTCCTTCCCACGCCAACGAAGCCGCGACTAGGGGCGGCGCGCTGCTGCCAGACACTAGGACCGCAGTCTTTGTAGCAGCAACAGAAACCCCTGTGTATCTGCCGCTTAGTGGCCGAACAATTTCATTCGATGCCGATGGCCTGTGCACATCTGGGTGCTCAAATCCCTAG
- a CDS encoding NAD(P)/FAD-dependent oxidoreductase, which translates to MVLRLDPTDTRSFEPSGKKPQRLHFCVLGGGFGGLYTALALHQRLKSYPTPCRITLVEPHDRFTFTPLLYELLTRELGQQEVAPTYSQLLAKTSVRVQKDWVESINLAHRRVYLRHGEPLTYDYLVVALGSRQRTFATPGVKSHALPFSNLEDARKLEQRLTVLEQSPLPLIQLAVVGGGPSGVELACKLADRLGHRGQIHLLDRRSALLRTYPIPVQKAALKALRSRRIKIHLDAAVDAVEAHQMRYHQGGQQQILNADLVLWAVGASPYHWPSVDGVPATERGQCLVRPTLQLPEYPEVFVLGDMAAMPWADRGYAPLTAQAAFQAAPIVAHNLWAAIANRPLKPFTYHHLGTMLTLGQNNAVVCGFGLTLTGWLGSLVRRWAYWFRMPTWRHRWQVLLHALRGSKGSL; encoded by the coding sequence ATGGTTTTAAGGCTAGATCCTACCGATACCCGCTCCTTTGAGCCCAGCGGCAAAAAGCCCCAAAGGCTCCACTTCTGCGTTCTGGGAGGCGGTTTTGGTGGCCTTTACACAGCCCTGGCTCTACATCAGCGGCTAAAAAGCTATCCTACCCCCTGCCGCATCACCCTGGTTGAACCGCACGACCGCTTTACCTTCACTCCCTTGCTGTACGAGCTGTTGACCCGGGAGTTGGGGCAGCAGGAAGTAGCGCCTACCTACTCTCAGCTCTTGGCCAAAACCTCCGTCAGGGTTCAAAAAGATTGGGTAGAGAGCATTAACCTGGCCCACCGTCGGGTTTACCTACGCCACGGCGAGCCGTTGACCTACGATTATCTGGTGGTGGCCTTAGGTAGCCGGCAGCGCACCTTTGCAACTCCCGGCGTCAAAAGCCACGCTCTGCCTTTCTCCAACTTAGAAGATGCCCGCAAGCTGGAGCAGCGGTTGACGGTTTTAGAACAGTCGCCCTTGCCGCTGATTCAGCTAGCGGTGGTGGGTGGTGGCCCTAGTGGGGTAGAACTGGCCTGCAAACTGGCGGATCGCTTAGGCCACCGAGGGCAGATTCACCTGCTAGACCGCCGCTCGGCCCTGCTGCGAACTTACCCGATCCCAGTACAAAAGGCAGCCCTCAAGGCTCTTCGCTCCCGCCGCATCAAGATCCACCTTGATGCCGCAGTCGATGCGGTCGAAGCTCATCAGATGCGCTATCACCAGGGCGGTCAGCAGCAGATTCTAAATGCTGATTTGGTGCTGTGGGCTGTGGGCGCTAGCCCCTACCACTGGCCCAGCGTGGATGGGGTGCCTGCAACCGAGCGGGGGCAGTGCTTGGTCCGTCCAACCTTACAGCTGCCGGAGTACCCAGAGGTTTTTGTGTTGGGCGATATGGCAGCGATGCCTTGGGCAGATCGGGGCTATGCGCCGCTGACGGCTCAGGCCGCTTTTCAGGCGGCTCCGATCGTGGCTCATAATTTGTGGGCTGCGATCGCAAATCGCCCCCTCAAACCCTTCACCTATCACCACCTAGGCACCATGCTCACTCTAGGCCAAAATAACGCCGTAGTCTGCGGCTTTGGCCTAACGCTAACGGGCTGGCTGGGTAGCTTAGTGCGCCGCTGGGCGTACTGGTTTAGAATGCCGACCTGGCGGCACCGCTGGCAAGTGTTGCTCCATGCTTTGCGGGGATCAAAGGGTTCTCTCTAA
- a CDS encoding SMR family transporter: MVQHLWGHWLLVGMGALSTGIANVLLKKSRLVATDPGLLALVSSPWFIGALFFYCLDLLLFAKALDRLPVAIALPVFFGIMLSAVLVLSNVFLAERLTANQLVALGLISAGIVIMSQK, encoded by the coding sequence ATGGTGCAACACCTTTGGGGTCATTGGCTGCTGGTCGGGATGGGGGCTCTCAGTACCGGCATAGCCAACGTCTTGTTGAAAAAGTCCCGGCTGGTCGCCACCGATCCTGGGCTGCTCGCGCTGGTTTCGTCCCCCTGGTTTATAGGGGCTTTGTTTTTTTACTGTCTCGATCTGTTGCTGTTTGCAAAAGCGCTGGACCGCCTGCCGGTTGCGATCGCACTGCCCGTCTTTTTTGGCATCATGCTGAGCGCGGTTCTGGTGCTTTCAAACGTGTTTCTAGCCGAGCGCCTAACGGCAAATCAGCTGGTTGCTTTGGGCCTGATTAGCGCCGGCATTGTCATCATGTCTCAAAAATAG
- a CDS encoding 4'-phosphopantetheinyl transferase superfamily protein: protein MTNLAKGTDAASALTAGTLHIWHLHLQGLEPYLEGWVSCLSPEERDRMNRFVFERDRIRYGLSRGGLRQLLSRYVNCDPAGLGFEYETRGKPHLCIDGQRADLQFNLSHSGDWVVYGVSCDRAIGIDIEQVRPLRDLQQMAQRCLTAEELQVFEQIPAEAAQAQFFEYWTGKEAFLKATGQGLTRSMSDVKADLREGKIIPQFGTMGCDQSWHLHLWQPEAGYIGATVYSGVQCQCHHLSYSPAT, encoded by the coding sequence ATGACTAATCTTGCTAAAGGTACAGATGCTGCCTCTGCTTTAACCGCCGGAACGCTTCATATCTGGCACCTACACCTGCAGGGGCTGGAGCCTTATTTAGAGGGTTGGGTCAGCTGCTTGTCCCCAGAGGAGCGCGATCGCATGAATCGGTTTGTGTTTGAGCGCGATCGCATTCGCTACGGGCTCAGCCGGGGCGGGCTGCGCCAGCTTTTAAGCCGTTATGTCAACTGCGATCCCGCTGGGCTGGGATTTGAGTACGAAACTAGGGGCAAGCCGCACCTGTGCATTGATGGACAGCGGGCCGATCTGCAGTTCAACTTGTCTCACTCGGGGGACTGGGTGGTGTATGGGGTGAGTTGCGATCGCGCCATCGGCATCGATATTGAGCAGGTGCGGCCCCTGAGAGATCTGCAGCAAATGGCTCAGCGCTGCCTCACCGCAGAAGAACTGCAGGTTTTTGAGCAGATCCCGGCCGAAGCAGCCCAGGCCCAGTTCTTTGAGTATTGGACCGGCAAAGAAGCCTTTCTAAAAGCCACCGGCCAAGGGTTGACCCGATCTATGTCTGATGTAAAAGCTGACTTAAGGGAAGGCAAAATCATTCCCCAATTCGGGACAATGGGGTGTGATCAGTCCTGGCATCTGCATCTATGGCAGCCAGAGGCAGGCTATATCGGGGCTACTGTCTATTCTGGAGTTCAGTGCCAGTGCCATCATCTGAGCTATTCCCCTGCGACCTAA
- a CDS encoding NAD-binding protein — protein sequence MRKRNGRLRLRLGFIAVVLFLVGLILSLLWSEGAFTSRRIVWEVLEDAIITLMGEYPDKPETIAGRVIQLLLLVFGTLAFGAIVGRVSSFFVTRALHRKEAVKHFNDHIIICNWNEKAPAIVHQLLEANKGHPRDIVVISASEVEDRSDLEERDEVHFIQADPTHHATLERLQASQAKAVILLADEESEGPDEKNALIALAIKHLEQIPGHQKDIHVVGELVKLDRRRHLKEAGVDELISARDYSSGIIAQSAVFKNMSVVYQQLLTYSDDSNEFYFIAPGRYPEHLQGRTFAELSRWISGYSACHADNPLLLVGVKLGNGEILLNPKQSHFERLAAVDSLIVMAFRNVERIV from the coding sequence ATGAGAAAAAGAAACGGCCGCCTGAGATTAAGATTGGGGTTTATCGCCGTTGTCTTATTCTTAGTTGGCTTAATCCTCTCGCTTCTGTGGAGCGAAGGGGCCTTCACCTCAAGAAGGATTGTTTGGGAAGTCCTAGAAGACGCCATCATCACGCTGATGGGCGAGTATCCAGATAAGCCCGAGACGATTGCCGGACGGGTTATCCAACTGCTGCTTTTAGTCTTTGGAACCCTTGCTTTTGGAGCAATTGTCGGCAGGGTTTCATCCTTTTTTGTCACGCGTGCCCTTCACCGAAAAGAAGCTGTGAAGCATTTCAACGATCACATCATTATCTGCAACTGGAATGAAAAGGCACCCGCTATCGTCCACCAGCTGCTTGAAGCAAATAAGGGACATCCTAGAGATATCGTGGTGATTTCCGCTTCAGAAGTTGAAGACCGCAGCGACCTTGAGGAGCGAGACGAGGTTCACTTCATCCAGGCCGATCCCACCCATCACGCCACGCTAGAAAGGCTGCAAGCCTCCCAGGCAAAAGCCGTTATTTTGCTAGCTGATGAAGAAAGCGAAGGCCCCGATGAGAAAAATGCCCTGATTGCCCTGGCAATTAAACACCTCGAACAGATACCAGGGCATCAAAAAGACATTCATGTTGTCGGAGAACTGGTGAAATTAGATCGCCGCCGGCACCTAAAGGAAGCGGGTGTAGATGAACTGATTTCGGCCCGAGACTACAGCTCAGGAATCATCGCTCAGAGCGCTGTGTTTAAGAACATGTCGGTTGTCTACCAGCAGCTCCTCACCTACTCAGACGACTCAAACGAATTTTATTTCATTGCGCCAGGGAGGTACCCAGAGCATCTCCAGGGCAGAACTTTTGCAGAGCTGAGTCGTTGGATCAGTGGGTACAGCGCCTGCCATGCCGATAACCCTCTGCTGCTAGTTGGAGTCAAGCTGGGCAATGGCGAAATCCTTTTGAATCCCAAGCAAAGCCACTTTGAGCGGCTAGCCGCAGTAGATTCGTTGATTGTGATGGCATTTCGCAATGTGGAGCGAATCGTTTAG
- a CDS encoding TetR/AcrR family transcriptional regulator, protein MSHADRRLEVSEAAWRVIVREGLDRTTMRAIAQELGSTTGVVTHYFRDKDDLMLFALDRVIERTINHMQTCTQGYEGLDRLRQLVFSPLPLEPGDEDGWSVWIAFLGYAVGREHLMAEHRRRYAQLHEILEKELKALQAAKLIREDLDLSLEANALIAFIDGIGTGFVVNPAQFDPDKQKYLVLRYINSLLMLSPAQV, encoded by the coding sequence ATGAGCCATGCCGATCGCCGTCTTGAAGTTTCTGAAGCTGCCTGGCGGGTCATTGTCCGCGAGGGCCTAGACCGCACCACTATGCGGGCCATTGCCCAAGAGCTTGGTTCGACAACGGGCGTTGTAACCCACTACTTCCGAGACAAGGATGACCTCATGCTCTTTGCTTTGGATCGGGTGATCGAAAGGACAATTAACCATATGCAGACCTGCACGCAGGGCTACGAAGGACTCGATCGCCTCAGGCAACTGGTTTTCTCTCCGCTCCCGCTTGAACCCGGCGATGAGGACGGTTGGAGTGTATGGATTGCGTTTCTAGGCTATGCCGTAGGGCGAGAACATCTGATGGCTGAGCATCGCCGCCGCTATGCCCAACTCCACGAGATCCTTGAAAAGGAGTTGAAGGCTTTGCAGGCAGCAAAGCTAATTCGAGAAGACCTTGACCTGAGCCTTGAGGCCAATGCACTGATTGCCTTCATAGATGGAATTGGCACCGGATTTGTTGTAAATCCAGCTCAATTTGATCCAGACAAGCAAAAATATTTAGTGCTGCGCTACATTAATTCACTGCTGATGCTTTCCCCCGCCCAAGTTTAA
- a CDS encoding glycosyltransferase family A protein: protein MQPLLSIVTPTLGNFSDYWLEQLLAVKGDVQFVLVYPPGVARRAIADPRVKSLISPYKGEMMQRFLALLNADGQYVLALDDDDYVHPDVVTPVEAYFAKFPQSLGLRLMQARIPVQDQEAIRQPWGTIPDIAALEVVSRRESDRQTTLQEVPVAPLQRSFDWRYLIWPFTKRTDDHGPHIENFNNKVWRNDKVQQVLPELSKVTVLCGSLTWIPNWGFDRLMGLFLQAAFYQEGTVVGHWMPEPAQVRFMVGDPSQKPPRFHVVSDALLVKGFPQYGYFWNLFFNKLSYVPRIYGKMLRQRGKKHPGA, encoded by the coding sequence TTGCAACCGCTGCTGTCTATTGTCACTCCCACACTGGGCAACTTTTCCGACTACTGGCTAGAGCAGCTCTTGGCGGTTAAGGGAGATGTTCAGTTTGTGCTCGTGTACCCGCCTGGGGTGGCTCGGCGTGCGATCGCAGACCCCCGAGTCAAGTCCCTCATCAGTCCTTACAAGGGAGAAATGATGCAGCGTTTTTTAGCGTTGCTCAATGCTGACGGCCAATACGTCCTGGCTCTAGACGATGATGATTATGTGCACCCCGACGTAGTCACTCCCGTCGAAGCATACTTTGCTAAGTTCCCCCAAAGTTTGGGACTCCGGCTAATGCAGGCGCGCATCCCAGTCCAGGATCAGGAGGCGATCCGTCAGCCCTGGGGCACCATTCCCGATATTGCCGCCCTAGAGGTGGTTTCGCGGCGTGAGAGCGATCGGCAGACTACGCTTCAAGAAGTGCCAGTTGCGCCCCTGCAGCGCTCCTTTGACTGGCGCTACCTAATTTGGCCCTTCACTAAACGCACCGATGATCACGGCCCCCATATCGAGAACTTTAACAATAAGGTCTGGCGTAACGACAAGGTGCAGCAGGTTCTGCCCGAGCTGTCTAAAGTAACGGTGCTCTGTGGTTCCTTGACTTGGATTCCTAACTGGGGCTTTGATCGCCTAATGGGACTGTTTTTGCAGGCGGCTTTTTACCAAGAAGGAACGGTGGTAGGCCACTGGATGCCAGAACCGGCTCAAGTGCGGTTTATGGTGGGTGATCCGTCCCAAAAGCCGCCGCGCTTTCATGTGGTGTCAGACGCGCTGTTGGTCAAGGGCTTTCCCCAGTACGGCTACTTCTGGAATTTGTTTTTTAACAAGCTGTCCTACGTTCCCCGAATTTATGGAAAAATGCTGCGGCAGCGCGGCAAAAAGCACCCTGGCGCTTAA